In the genome of Dyadobacter fermentans DSM 18053, the window ATCGTGCTCGCCCGGTTCGATCCCAACGAAGCATCCGAGGAGGTGTTGATGGGTGTCGGCATTCCGGCGTTCATCGCGCGGCGCATCGTCAAGTTCAGGATCAAGGGCGGGCGATTCGCGCGGAAGGAGGATTTGATGAAAATATACGATTTCCCGCCGGAGCTCTATGCCCGTTTGGAAAGGTTTATAGTCATTGAAAATGCTCCCGCGGCGGTGCAAAGCGGCATTTCGGAGACGCGCACCTATGCCAGGCAGCAGGTTAAAGTTAATATTGCACCGTTCGACATTAACCAATGCGATACCACGGCGCTCATTCGGCTGAAAGGCATTGGAAGCAAGCTGGCGCAGCGGATACTGAAATTCCGCGACGGCCTGGGAGGGTTCCACTCGGCAGACCAGTTTGCCGAGGTCTACGGTCTGGATTCGCTCGCGTTGTCGGAGTTGAAGCGCTATGCGAAAGTGAACAGCGACGTGCGAAAGGTGCCCATTAACACAGCCACCGCCGAGGAAATGGGCAGGCATCCGTATCTACGAAACCGGAAGCAGGTGCAGGTGTTGCTCAATTATCGCGCGCAGCACGGGCCTTTCAGGTCGCTGGACGATCTGCGTGCGGTGAAGGTGCTCGACGAAGCCACGATACAAAAAATAGGGCCATACCTGTCTTTCTGACGGCATGGCCTTTTCGAAGAATGCTTTCGTTGCTAGAAGTTGGGTTTCAGCAGGTATTTCGAGTAGAATGTGTCGATCACTTTTACGGCCTCGTCGGGCGTGTCTACTATGCTGATCAGTTTCAGGTCTTCCGGATTGATATTGTGTTCGGTGAGCATAGTCCCTTTGATCCAGTCGAGCAGGCCCGACCAGTAGGTGCTGCCCACGAGCACGATCGGGAAGCGGCCGATTTTTTTGGTTTGGATGAGCGTCATCGCCTCAAATAGCTCGTCGAGCGTGCCGAATCCGCCGGGCATCACGATGAAGCCCTGCGAGTATTTGACAAACATGACTTTCCGCACGAAAAAGAAGTCGAAATTGATGCTCTTGTCGTGGTCGATGTAAAGGTTGCTGTGCTGTTCAAACGGCAGTTTTATATTCAATCCGACCGACTTTCCGCCTTGTTCGAAAGCCCCTTTGTTACCGGCTTCCATGATACCCGGCCCGCCGCCGGTGATCACGCCATATCCGTGGCGCACGAGTTTGGCGGCAATGTCTTCCGCGGTTTTATAGTAAGGGTTGTCGGGCAAAGTACGGGCAGAACCGAAAATGGAAACGCACGGGCCGATTTTGGCCAGTTTATCAAATCCTTCCACAAATTCGGCCATTACCTTGAAAACAACCCACGAATCGGCACTCTTGATCTCGTTCCAGTTGCGGTCTTCAAACGCCTCCTTGATCCTCTTCTCATCCTCGGGAACGGCCGGGTTGAGGAGAGAAACGTCCACTAATTCTCCGTTGGTAGGTTTTACTTCTTCACTCATATTTAGGAATCCATTGAGTTGTTGATAAGTATAATGGTAACTTTGTACCATTCATACCAATAATAAAAAACTTTTCACCGTGCCCGCCGTATTTTATCGACCGGTGGGTTGTAATTAACAAAAAAGTAATGAGAAAAATTGCTATCGGCTCCGATCACGCAGGTTTCCCCTACAAGCAACCGGTTATCGACTGGCTTACCACGAATGGTTTTGAAGTAAAGGACTTTGGGACATACAGCGCCGACTCGGCCGACTATGCGGATTTTGCGCATCCTGTGGCGAGCGGAGTGGAAAGCAAGGAGTTCGAAAAAGGGGTGTTGCTCTGCGGAAGCGGCCAGGGCGTGTGCATTACGGCGAACAAGCATCAGGGCGTGCGCGCTGCGCTCGTGTGGGATTTGCCTTTGGCCCCGTTGGCGCGCCAGCATAACGATGCGAATGTGATCTGCTTCCCCGTGCGTTTCATCGAGCTGGAAACGGCATTGGCTAGTCTGGAAGCATTTTTAAGCACCGAGTTTGAAGGCGGCCGTCACCAGACGCGCGTCGATAAGATTTCCTGCTAGTAAGCCCTTTGGTAAATACCTTTCCAGGGGCTCTGGACATATTGTTTCTTCAATGCCGGAACCCGGTTCAGGAGTTTCGGCATGATATTTACCTTATCGATCACGTACTCGGGCGGATCTTTGCGGAAATTGTTGTAGACGTGGATCACGCTGTCGAAATTATCGAGGTTTTGGACGTCGTAGCTTGCCAGCTCCCAGTTGAGGTAGGGTGTGGCGGTGAAATTATTGATATACTCCCCTGAATTCTGCCCCAAAACGAGGATACGCCTGTTCCGGATCTGATCGGGCAGGTTAGCCGGCTTGGCGCGCAAGTTTTCCAGCTTTCCCATTGCCACGCCTGGCAGCACGCCGCGCAATCCCTGGTATTGAATGAGCACGATCATCGCGCCCATAAGCGTAAACTGCAATTCGTCGGCCCAGCTGTTCTTCTTGAAACTCTGAAAGTAATGCGTGGCGAAAAACGCGGCCGGCGGGATGAAAATGACAAACTGCATCGGCGCGAGAAACTGCATGAGCGGAATGGTGAACACCGCCGCGATGAACCAGAGCGCCATTACCTGCTGAATGCGCGTTTGGTAGTTCACAAACCGCAGCGTTGTGAATATCCGCATAAAACCCATGACCCCGAAGCCCAGCGGCAGCAACAGCGATGCAAGCAGGGACGAGAAGTCGTTGAGATTATATTGTTTCACCTGAAATACCGACGTGAGCAGGTTTCTGTTGAGGCTTTCCATGCCATTGTTCAAATAAAAGAACAGCACGACCATCAGCAGCGGAAACACCGACCCGAACAGGCCCAGCAAATGGTGCCGGAACGTGGAACCGGTGTAGAAAAGCAAAGCCAGAAACGCCCAGATCATAAACAGCGACGCCGGCAGGTAAAACAAAGTGGCGATCCCGATGTAAAGCCCCAGCTCGAAAACCTGCGTCGTAACCTCCCGTCGGACCAGCATTTTAACAATGGACCCGAATGCGAAAAGCAAAAAGGTATTGGCCAGCAGCATAGGCGACAGTGTGCCCATGTCGAAGGAAATGTTCAGAAACAGCGCATACAATGCGCCCGGCAGGTAGGTGCGCTCGGGAAAAACGTCGCGGGAGTGGATTACGTAATTGAAATACAGGATCTGCACCAGCGAAACGCCCATGGCCGCGAGCTGGTAAACCCATTGCGCCCGGCCGAAAAGGCTGTCGATAAACCAGTAGGTGAGTCCCGAAAATGGGCTTACATTATCCCAAACGTCGCGATAAAGCATGAACCCGCGGCCCATTTGCTCGCCCACCAGCATCCAGCTAAGCTCGGGTATCAGCAGCGGCGCGCCACCCAGAAAAAAGGGGAGACGAAGCAGCAGGAAGAATACTACTAGGCTGATGGTCTGGTACCGTGCATTTACGCGAAAAAAACTAAGCAAGCGGCAGGTGGATTAGGTATCTGACGGGAAATAAGTTTCACGAAATTACAATGCGGGCTTCTACAAAAACAAAATAAGTACGGATATTTGTACTTATTGAAAGGAGAGAGGGAATGACGTTTATCATATGGAATCCAAAAGACAACAAAAAGTAGGCAGACAGATACAAAAGGACCTGGGGGAAATATTCCAGAAAGATGCGCAGCACCTTACCCATGGCTCGTTTGTAACGATCACTGCCGTACGGGTCACGCCCGATTTGAGCATCGCCAGGGCTTACCTGAGCTTTTTGCCCGATAAAAATAAAACCATGCTGCTGGAAACGATCCGGGAAAATACCCGATTCATCCGCCAGAAACTCGCCGAACGCGTCCGTCACCAGCTGAGGATCGTTCCGCACCTGCAATTTTATATCGACGACACGGCCGAATACGCAGCCAAAATGGATCAGTTGTTTGCGGACCTGGTGATCCCGCCCGCACAGCCCGACGAGGAGGAAGATACCTACTGATTTCAAGTTGAGCCATCATGGATATTTCCTACCGGATTGCCGTTCGCTACTTTTTTTCGCGTAACAAACGGAGTTTCATCAGTCTGATCGCGCGCATTGCCATGGCCGGCGTGGCGGTCGGGACGATGGCTATGGTGGTGGTATTGTCTGTGTTCAATGGAATGGAAGATCTTAACCGTAAGATTTTCAAGACATTCGACTCGGATGTGCGCATTACGCCTGCGGAAGGCAAGCGCTTCAAGGTCACGCCGGGCATGCTGCAAGCGGTGCAGACTGTGCAGGGCGTGAAACTCGTGACGCAGGTGATCGAAGACAATGCGCTGGCCCGCTACGGCAACCAGCAAACCATTATCCGGCTGAAAGGCGTGGATAGCACTTTTGAAAAGCAAAAGCAGCTCGACACGGCGATGGTGGAAGGCACACTTCGGCTGATCGGCGACAATGGAACGCCCTACGCCATTATTGCCGAGGGTGTGCGGAATGCATTGTCGATTTCACTCGAAGACATATTCACGCCGCTGGAACTGCTTTATCCGCGCACGGGCACGAGAACGCTCAACCTGACATCGCCGGAGGCATTCAACCAGCTCAATCTGCGCCCGGGGGGTATTTTTTTTATTGAAAACCGCTACGACGACTACATCATCGCGCCATTGAAGCAGGTGGAAGGGCTGATGGGCTACAATCAGGAGCGCTCCGCCCTGGAAGTGTACCTGCGGCCCGGCTATGCGGAAAAAGACGTGAGCGACCAGATCGGCGCAAAGCTCGGAAAAGCATTTGTGGTAAAAGACCGCGACTCGTTGAATGCCGATTTGCTCCGTGCGATAAAAATGGAAAAGCTTTTTGTGGCAGTGACCCTTTCGCTGATTATTTTAGTGGCTGCAATCAATATCTTTTTCTCACTCAGCATGTTAGCGATCGAGAAAAAGAACGATGTGTCGATGCTCTTCGCAATGGGCGCCACGCAGTCGCTGATCCGCCGGATTTTCATCGCCGAAGGTGCTATCGTGGCGTTTTCGGGCGCTATTGCTGGGCTTTTGGGCGGGATCGGGATTTGCTGGTTGCAAATGCGGTACG includes:
- a CDS encoding FtsX-like permease family protein is translated as MDISYRIAVRYFFSRNKRSFISLIARIAMAGVAVGTMAMVVVLSVFNGMEDLNRKIFKTFDSDVRITPAEGKRFKVTPGMLQAVQTVQGVKLVTQVIEDNALARYGNQQTIIRLKGVDSTFEKQKQLDTAMVEGTLRLIGDNGTPYAIIAEGVRNALSISLEDIFTPLELLYPRTGTRTLNLTSPEAFNQLNLRPGGIFFIENRYDDYIIAPLKQVEGLMGYNQERSALEVYLRPGYAEKDVSDQIGAKLGKAFVVKDRDSLNADLLRAIKMEKLFVAVTLSLIILVAAINIFFSLSMLAIEKKNDVSMLFAMGATQSLIRRIFIAEGAIVAFSGAIAGLLGGIGICWLQMRYGLVSMGMTTSLVDAYPVKLIWEDILYTGVIVVMITMVVSYIPARRAAAAGALLRV
- the rpiB gene encoding ribose 5-phosphate isomerase B — encoded protein: MRKIAIGSDHAGFPYKQPVIDWLTTNGFEVKDFGTYSADSADYADFAHPVASGVESKEFEKGVLLCGSGQGVCITANKHQGVRAALVWDLPLAPLARQHNDANVICFPVRFIELETALASLEAFLSTEFEGGRHQTRVDKISC
- a CDS encoding LOG family protein codes for the protein MSEEVKPTNGELVDVSLLNPAVPEDEKRIKEAFEDRNWNEIKSADSWVVFKVMAEFVEGFDKLAKIGPCVSIFGSARTLPDNPYYKTAEDIAAKLVRHGYGVITGGGPGIMEAGNKGAFEQGGKSVGLNIKLPFEQHSNLYIDHDKSINFDFFFVRKVMFVKYSQGFIVMPGGFGTLDELFEAMTLIQTKKIGRFPIVLVGSTYWSGLLDWIKGTMLTEHNINPEDLKLISIVDTPDEAVKVIDTFYSKYLLKPNF
- a CDS encoding ComEA family DNA-binding protein, with the translated sequence MYRKILNALQDFFGISRKEARGALVMMLCCAVVIWTPFVFRRWVLPLVPAGVPPERKVLDSIAVLLEKQQAAGYRRGKRAGGEPRPLPPKHIVLARFDPNEASEEVLMGVGIPAFIARRIVKFRIKGGRFARKEDLMKIYDFPPELYARLERFIVIENAPAAVQSGISETRTYARQQVKVNIAPFDINQCDTTALIRLKGIGSKLAQRILKFRDGLGGFHSADQFAEVYGLDSLALSELKRYAKVNSDVRKVPINTATAEEMGRHPYLRNRKQVQVLLNYRAQHGPFRSLDDLRAVKVLDEATIQKIGPYLSF
- the rbfA gene encoding 30S ribosome-binding factor RbfA codes for the protein MESKRQQKVGRQIQKDLGEIFQKDAQHLTHGSFVTITAVRVTPDLSIARAYLSFLPDKNKTMLLETIRENTRFIRQKLAERVRHQLRIVPHLQFYIDDTAEYAAKMDQLFADLVIPPAQPDEEEDTY